One stretch of Methylococcus capsulatus DNA includes these proteins:
- a CDS encoding phosphoglycerate dehydrogenase produces MYKVLTYDNIAVTGLERLPRDRYEVASEIQHPDAILLRSFDLKGVTIPDSVRCIGRAGAGVNNIPVADCSRRGIPVFNTPGANANAVKEIVVAGMLLAARHICEAWDFTRSLAGDDAALAQAVERNKKNFVGTELAGKTLGVLGLGAVGVGVANAAVSLGMNVTGFDPALTVERAWQLSAAVSRAGSTDDLIAHADFISLHVPLNGETRNMIDAGRLGSVKKGAVLLNFSRAGIVDEVAVRAALEHDRLSAYVSDFPTARLMGVKGTILLPHLGASTVEAEDNCAVMIADQIRDFLENGNIRNSVNYPTVEMPRCHPHRIGVANENIPNMVSQISAALGEAGLNILELLNKSRGEYAYTLIDLDTEVPPAVLDRIANIRGVLSVHPLLAHRP; encoded by the coding sequence ATGTACAAGGTTCTGACTTACGACAACATCGCGGTGACTGGCCTGGAACGCTTGCCGCGGGACCGCTATGAGGTTGCTTCGGAGATCCAGCATCCCGATGCCATCCTGCTGCGTTCCTTCGACCTGAAGGGCGTCACGATTCCCGACTCGGTCCGCTGCATTGGCCGGGCCGGCGCCGGCGTCAACAACATCCCGGTGGCTGACTGCAGCCGGCGCGGCATACCGGTATTCAACACTCCCGGCGCGAACGCCAACGCCGTCAAGGAAATCGTCGTCGCCGGAATGCTGCTGGCGGCGCGGCATATCTGCGAGGCCTGGGATTTCACCCGCTCGCTCGCAGGCGACGACGCGGCCCTCGCCCAGGCGGTCGAGCGGAACAAGAAGAATTTCGTCGGCACCGAACTGGCCGGCAAGACGCTGGGCGTACTCGGTCTGGGCGCGGTCGGTGTCGGCGTCGCCAACGCCGCGGTGTCCCTGGGGATGAACGTGACCGGCTTCGATCCGGCACTCACGGTGGAGCGCGCTTGGCAGCTTTCCGCCGCCGTCTCCCGTGCCGGCAGTACCGACGATCTGATCGCACACGCCGATTTCATCAGCCTGCACGTGCCGCTGAACGGCGAAACCCGGAACATGATCGATGCTGGACGGCTGGGATCCGTGAAGAAAGGGGCCGTGCTACTCAATTTTTCGCGCGCCGGCATCGTCGACGAGGTGGCAGTTCGCGCGGCGCTGGAACACGACCGGTTATCCGCTTATGTCAGCGATTTCCCGACCGCCCGCCTCATGGGTGTCAAAGGCACCATCCTGCTGCCGCATCTAGGCGCCTCGACGGTCGAGGCCGAAGACAACTGCGCAGTCATGATCGCGGACCAGATCCGTGATTTCCTCGAAAACGGCAACATCCGTAATTCGGTCAACTATCCGACAGTCGAAATGCCGCGTTGCCACCCCCATCGCATCGGGGTCGCCAATGAAAACATCCCCAACATGGTGAGCCAGATCTCGGCAGCCTTGGGGGAGGCTGGTCTGAACATCCTGGAGTTGTTGAACAAATCGCGCGGCGAATATGCCTATACGCTTATCGACCTCGACACGGAGGTTCCACCGGCAGTTCTGGACAGGATCGCGAACATCCGCGGAGTTCTGTCCGTCCATCCTTTACTCGCCCACCGACCTTAA
- the pheA gene encoding prephenate dehydratase has translation MANDLSLAELRKRIDELDDRVLELLNQRARCAQQVAEIKVAAGETDCFYRPEREAEILQRLTANNPGPLGREAVVRFFREVMSECLALEKPLSVAFLGPEGTFTQQAAYRHFGQAIQTIPLPAIDEIFRAVESGACHYGVVPVENSTEGVITHTLDSFVRSSLIIAGEVQLRIHHNLLCKTPTALAELTEVFSHPQSLAQCRGWLDRFLPGVRRTPLGSNAEAARRAAETASTAAIAGEVAAGLYGLEILERNIEDEPDNTTRFLVIGSQPVGPTGRDKTSLLLSTRNDPGALFRLIEPFARLGISMTKVESRPSRRGMWDYFFFIDVEGHQADPILAQALAEVREHSCTMRILGSYPRALS, from the coding sequence ATGGCGAACGATCTTTCTCTCGCGGAACTGCGCAAGCGCATCGACGAACTCGACGACCGGGTGCTGGAGTTGCTCAACCAGCGGGCACGGTGTGCTCAACAGGTGGCCGAGATCAAGGTCGCAGCAGGCGAGACCGACTGTTTCTACCGTCCCGAACGGGAAGCGGAAATCCTGCAGCGGCTGACGGCGAATAATCCCGGTCCGCTAGGCAGAGAGGCCGTGGTCCGTTTTTTCCGCGAAGTGATGTCGGAATGCCTGGCCCTCGAAAAGCCGCTGAGCGTCGCCTTCCTCGGCCCGGAAGGGACGTTCACCCAGCAGGCGGCATACAGGCATTTCGGGCAGGCCATCCAGACCATCCCACTGCCGGCCATCGACGAAATCTTCCGGGCGGTGGAGAGCGGCGCCTGTCATTACGGCGTGGTTCCGGTCGAGAATTCGACCGAAGGCGTCATCACCCATACCCTGGACAGCTTCGTGCGCTCCAGTCTGATCATCGCCGGGGAGGTTCAGCTGCGCATCCATCACAACCTCCTGTGCAAGACACCGACCGCGTTGGCCGAGCTGACCGAGGTGTTCTCCCATCCGCAGTCGCTGGCGCAATGCCGAGGCTGGCTGGACCGTTTCCTGCCCGGTGTACGCCGCACACCGCTCGGCAGCAACGCCGAGGCCGCCCGGCGGGCGGCGGAAACCGCCAGTACGGCGGCAATCGCGGGCGAAGTGGCGGCGGGACTCTATGGGCTGGAAATCTTGGAGCGCAACATCGAGGACGAACCCGACAACACGACGCGGTTCCTGGTCATCGGTAGCCAGCCGGTGGGACCGACCGGCCGTGACAAAACGTCGCTGCTGTTGTCCACCCGCAATGACCCGGGCGCGCTGTTCCGTCTAATCGAACCGTTCGCCCGCCTGGGGATCAGTATGACCAAGGTCGAATCGCGGCCTTCGCGGCGGGGCATGTGGGACTACTTTTTCTTCATCGACGTGGAAGGGCATCAGGCCGATCCCATTCTGGCGCAGGCCCTGGCCGAGGTTCGCGAGCACAGCTGCACGATGCGTATCCTGGGCTCCTATCCGCGCGCACTGAGCTGA
- the hisC gene encoding histidinol-phosphate transaminase — protein sequence MNITTLAVPGIRGLTPYQPGKPIGELEREFALERIVKLASNENPLGASPKALEVVRRILGASHLYPDGNGFELKAALAQKLGVEPAQIVLGNGSNDVLDLVARVFLAPGRNAVYSEHAFAVYPIATQTAGATGKPAPAHDGSRGPRFGHDLQAMLERVDPDTRVVFIANPNNPTGTLLGRCELHSFLAALPEHVIAVVDEAYFEYANSPDHPNALDWLEEFPGLIVTRTFSKAYGLAGLRVGYAVSGREVADLLNRARQPFNVNALGLAAATAALEDTGFLEATVQANDAGLRRLEAGFRKRCLDFIPSAGNFLSFDLGRPAAPVFDALLREGVIVRPVGNYGLPNHLRVTVGTTEEIDIFFAALDRVLGS from the coding sequence ATGAACATCACTACACTCGCGGTCCCCGGCATTCGCGGACTCACGCCCTATCAGCCCGGCAAGCCCATCGGCGAGCTGGAACGGGAGTTCGCACTGGAGCGCATCGTCAAACTGGCCTCCAATGAGAATCCTCTGGGCGCGAGCCCCAAGGCGCTGGAAGTCGTGCGGCGGATACTCGGCGCTAGCCATCTCTATCCCGACGGTAACGGTTTCGAACTGAAGGCCGCGCTGGCGCAAAAACTGGGCGTCGAGCCGGCGCAGATCGTCCTCGGCAACGGCTCCAATGACGTGCTTGATCTGGTGGCGCGGGTGTTTCTCGCGCCAGGACGCAATGCGGTGTATTCCGAACATGCCTTCGCTGTCTATCCGATCGCGACCCAGACTGCGGGGGCGACGGGAAAGCCGGCCCCGGCTCACGACGGCAGCCGGGGTCCGCGCTTCGGCCATGACCTGCAGGCCATGCTGGAGCGGGTCGACCCCGATACCCGCGTCGTCTTCATCGCCAATCCGAACAACCCGACCGGGACGCTGCTCGGCCGGTGTGAGCTGCATTCTTTTCTGGCGGCGCTGCCCGAGCATGTCATCGCGGTCGTGGACGAGGCCTATTTCGAGTATGCAAATTCCCCTGACCATCCGAACGCGTTGGATTGGCTGGAGGAGTTTCCCGGTCTGATCGTCACCCGCACGTTCTCCAAGGCCTACGGGCTGGCAGGCCTTAGGGTGGGGTATGCGGTTTCCGGAAGGGAGGTCGCCGACCTACTGAACCGGGCCAGACAGCCGTTCAACGTCAACGCCCTGGGACTGGCCGCCGCGACCGCTGCCCTGGAAGATACTGGCTTTCTGGAAGCCACGGTGCAGGCAAACGATGCCGGCCTGCGCCGGCTGGAAGCCGGTTTCCGGAAGCGGTGCCTCGATTTTATCCCTTCCGCCGGCAATTTCCTCAGCTTCGATCTGGGCAGGCCGGCAGCTCCGGTTTTCGACGCCCTCCTGCGTGAAGGGGTCATCGTGCGTCCCGTGGGAAATTACGGCCTGCCGAACCATCTCCGGGTTACGGTCGGCACTACGGAAGAAATCGACATTTTCTTCGCCGCCTTGGATCGCGTGTTGGGTTCATGA
- a CDS encoding prephenate dehydrogenase, with product MSRRLCVIGVGLIGGSAARRARGLFGEIIGVDADSDNLEQAEALGVIDRGCDHPEQGAETADFVLIATPVGAIEPLFRGLQPVWRSDCVYTDVGSTKGNVIEAARRVFGKVPGNFIPGHPIAGAERSGVEAADSGLFEGKRVILTPLPDSAPEALARVEEFWTYLGAKVEQMEAGRHDEVLAATSHLPHVLAFTLARMLGRKDEQAEIFRYAAGGFRDFTRIASSDPRMWLDICRANREPLLQLLGEYETALREVAALIRSDDAGRLYACFSEARSAREKFLQLTENNHA from the coding sequence ATGAGCCGGCGGCTCTGCGTCATCGGCGTCGGCCTGATCGGCGGTTCGGCTGCCCGGCGCGCCCGAGGATTGTTCGGTGAAATCATCGGCGTCGATGCCGATTCGGACAACCTGGAGCAGGCGGAAGCCCTGGGGGTCATCGATCGCGGCTGTGACCATCCGGAGCAGGGCGCGGAAACGGCCGATTTCGTGCTCATCGCGACACCCGTCGGCGCTATCGAGCCGTTGTTCCGAGGGCTGCAGCCGGTATGGCGGTCGGATTGCGTGTACACCGATGTCGGCAGCACCAAGGGTAACGTGATTGAAGCTGCCCGGCGCGTGTTCGGCAAGGTGCCAGGCAATTTCATCCCTGGCCACCCGATCGCCGGTGCCGAGCGCAGTGGGGTGGAAGCCGCCGACTCGGGATTGTTCGAAGGTAAACGCGTCATCCTGACGCCCTTGCCGGACAGTGCGCCCGAAGCGCTGGCACGAGTGGAAGAGTTCTGGACGTATCTGGGCGCAAAGGTGGAGCAAATGGAAGCCGGACGTCACGACGAGGTGCTGGCAGCGACCAGCCATCTACCCCACGTGCTGGCCTTCACGCTCGCGCGTATGCTCGGCCGCAAAGACGAGCAGGCGGAAATCTTCCGCTACGCCGCCGGCGGTTTTCGTGATTTCACCCGTATCGCCTCCAGCGATCCCCGGATGTGGCTGGACATCTGCCGGGCCAACCGGGAGCCGCTACTGCAGCTCCTGGGCGAATACGAAACGGCGCTGCGCGAGGTGGCGGCACTGATCCGCAGCGACGACGCCGGGCGCCTCTACGCCTGCTTCAGCGAAGCCAGGTCCGCCCGCGAAAAATTTCTACAGTTGACGGAAAACAATCATGCATGA
- the aroA gene encoding 3-phosphoshikimate 1-carboxyvinyltransferase, with protein MHDKDVVFTAKPGGRMRGDIRVPGDKSISHRSVMLGSLAEGVTEVSGFLQAEDCLATMAAFRAMGVAIEGPSEGRLRIHGVGLHGLKPPTAPLDLGNSGTSMRLLSGLLAGQAFDVTLTGDSSLVRRPMRRVTEPLRAMGARIDTTEAGTAPLYISGGTKLKGIAYEMPVASAQVKSCLLLAGLYAEGRTCVTEPAPTRDHTERMLAGFGYPVARHGNRVCIESGGKLSATHIDVPADISSAAFFMVGAAISPGSDVFLRHVGINPTRTGVVEILRAMGADIEILDPREVGGEPVADLRIRHRELHGIRIPEHTVPLAIDEFPALFVAAACAKGETVLSGAEELRVKESDRIQVMADGLTALGIEAHPTPDGMVIQGGSLQGGTVDSRGDHRIAMSFSIAALRASDPIEIHDCANVATSFPNFVELAWTLGLDIEVN; from the coding sequence ATGCATGACAAAGACGTGGTATTCACCGCCAAGCCCGGCGGACGAATGCGGGGCGACATCCGGGTGCCGGGCGACAAGTCCATCTCCCACCGGTCAGTGATGCTGGGTTCGCTCGCCGAAGGCGTGACCGAGGTGAGCGGCTTCCTCCAGGCCGAGGACTGTCTGGCGACTATGGCGGCATTCCGGGCGATGGGTGTTGCAATCGAAGGTCCGTCGGAAGGCCGGTTGCGTATCCACGGCGTAGGCCTGCACGGCCTGAAGCCGCCCACCGCGCCTCTGGATCTCGGTAATTCCGGGACGTCGATGCGCCTCTTGAGCGGACTGCTGGCCGGCCAGGCATTCGATGTGACGCTGACCGGCGATTCATCGCTGGTACGCCGGCCGATGCGTCGGGTGACCGAACCGTTGCGGGCCATGGGCGCACGGATCGATACCACTGAAGCCGGCACCGCCCCGCTATACATCAGCGGTGGGACCAAGCTGAAAGGTATTGCTTACGAAATGCCCGTCGCCAGCGCCCAAGTGAAATCCTGTCTGCTGCTGGCCGGCCTCTATGCCGAAGGCAGAACCTGCGTTACCGAGCCCGCACCGACCCGCGACCACACCGAACGCATGCTGGCCGGTTTCGGCTATCCGGTGGCTCGGCACGGCAATCGCGTTTGCATCGAGTCCGGCGGCAAACTGTCTGCCACCCACATAGACGTGCCGGCTGACATCTCGTCGGCGGCTTTTTTCATGGTCGGTGCCGCGATCAGCCCAGGCTCCGATGTGTTTCTGCGTCACGTCGGAATCAACCCCACGCGTACCGGCGTTGTCGAAATCCTTCGGGCAATGGGTGCCGACATTGAGATACTCGACCCTCGCGAAGTTGGTGGTGAACCGGTGGCGGACCTCCGCATCCGTCATCGTGAACTGCATGGCATCCGCATTCCCGAGCATACCGTGCCGCTGGCCATCGACGAATTCCCGGCCCTGTTCGTCGCGGCGGCCTGCGCCAAGGGTGAAACCGTGCTGAGCGGGGCCGAGGAACTGCGGGTCAAGGAAAGCGACCGTATCCAGGTCATGGCCGACGGACTGACCGCGCTGGGTATCGAGGCCCACCCGACCCCCGATGGCATGGTCATCCAAGGCGGCAGCCTCCAGGGCGGCACAGTCGATTCGCGCGGCGATCACCGCATCGCCATGTCATTTTCGATCGCAGCATTGCGCGCTTCCGATCCCATCGAGATTCACGATTGCGCCAATGTGGCGACTTCTTTTCCCAACTTCGTCGAACTGGCGTGGACCCTGGGTTTGGACATCGAGGTCAACTGA
- the cmk gene encoding (d)CMP kinase, giving the protein MQDTIPVLTIDGPSGAGKGTTARAVAARLGWNFLDSGAIYRALAVAAMDRRVSWEDEAALEALAESMDLVFEAGPAPRILLWNNDIGRRILTEECGNLASKMAAFPAVRRALLDKQRSFRRLPGLVADGRDMGTVVFPDAPYKIFLTASAEVRALRRYNQLKEKGIDVSLAHLTEEIEERDRRDRERQTAPLRAAEDAVVIDSSDLTVDEVIEACLSVVTSH; this is encoded by the coding sequence ATGCAGGACACCATTCCCGTTCTCACCATCGATGGCCCCAGCGGCGCCGGCAAGGGCACCACGGCCCGCGCGGTCGCAGCCAGGCTCGGCTGGAACTTTCTGGACAGCGGGGCGATCTACCGAGCATTGGCGGTCGCGGCCATGGACCGGAGGGTCTCCTGGGAGGACGAAGCGGCGCTGGAGGCACTCGCAGAATCGATGGATCTCGTTTTCGAGGCGGGTCCGGCGCCGCGTATCCTGTTGTGGAACAACGATATCGGCAGGCGTATCCTCACCGAGGAATGCGGTAACCTGGCTTCGAAAATGGCGGCATTTCCAGCAGTGCGCCGGGCCTTGCTCGACAAGCAGCGCAGCTTCCGCCGTCTGCCGGGGCTGGTGGCAGACGGCCGCGACATGGGAACGGTGGTTTTCCCGGACGCACCGTACAAGATTTTTCTTACCGCTAGCGCGGAGGTTCGGGCGCTCCGGCGCTATAACCAGTTGAAAGAAAAAGGCATCGATGTTAGCCTAGCGCACTTGACCGAAGAGATAGAGGAGCGCGACCGGCGCGACCGGGAGCGGCAAACTGCCCCGCTTCGAGCCGCAGAGGATGCCGTCGTGATCGATTCATCGGATTTGACCGTCGATGAAGTGATCGAGGCTTGCCTTTCGGTGGTGACATCGCACTGA
- the rpsA gene encoding 30S ribosomal protein S1, translated as MGESFAELFEESLAKAEMRAGSIITGTVVDIGNDAVVVNAGLKSEGVIPKWQFLNADGQLEVQVGDQVEVALDMVEDGLGATLLSRDKAKKLKAWDDLEKAFENNETVVGRIVGKVRGGFTVAIGALRAFLPGSLVDVRPVRDTTFLEGRDLEFKVIKIDQKRNNVVLSRRAVVESEFSAEKEALMESLKEGAVVTGVVKNLTDYGAFIDLGGIDGLLHITDMAWKRVRHPSEAVQIGQELQVKVLKYDQEKNRVSLGLKQLGEDPWVNIARRYPAGTRLFGKVSNITDYGCFVELEEGVEGLVHVSEMDWTNKNVNPAKVVQLGEEVEVMVLDIDEERRRISLGMKQCRQNPWDEFAATHKKGEKISGTIKSITDFGIFIGLDGNIDGLVHLSDISWSVPGEEAIRQFKKGDVLETVILAIDPERERISLGIKQLEQDPFQNFLAAHDKGSIVRGIVKEVDAKGAVITLADNVEGYLRASEIQRDRVEDARALLSVGEEIEAKFIGVDKKTKSISLSIKSKDQDEEAAAIKDYSHQAAGTPTLGDIFKEQMENR; from the coding sequence ATGGGCGAAAGCTTTGCAGAACTGTTTGAAGAAAGTCTGGCGAAAGCCGAGATGCGTGCGGGCAGCATCATCACCGGCACCGTCGTCGATATCGGCAACGACGCGGTCGTCGTCAATGCCGGACTGAAATCCGAAGGCGTCATCCCGAAATGGCAATTCCTCAATGCCGATGGCCAACTGGAAGTCCAGGTGGGCGATCAGGTCGAGGTCGCATTGGACATGGTGGAGGACGGTCTGGGCGCGACCTTGCTGTCCCGTGACAAAGCCAAAAAGCTCAAGGCCTGGGATGACCTGGAGAAAGCTTTCGAAAACAACGAGACTGTCGTCGGCCGTATCGTCGGCAAGGTCCGCGGCGGCTTCACCGTGGCGATCGGCGCCCTGCGGGCGTTTCTGCCCGGCTCCCTGGTGGACGTCCGTCCCGTGCGAGATACCACCTTCCTGGAAGGGCGGGACCTGGAATTCAAGGTCATCAAGATCGATCAGAAGCGTAACAACGTGGTGCTGTCGCGCCGTGCGGTGGTCGAATCCGAGTTCAGCGCCGAGAAGGAAGCGCTGATGGAGAGCCTCAAGGAAGGCGCCGTCGTCACTGGCGTGGTCAAGAATCTCACGGATTACGGCGCGTTCATCGACCTAGGCGGTATCGACGGCCTGCTCCACATCACCGACATGGCCTGGAAGCGGGTACGCCATCCGTCTGAAGCGGTCCAGATCGGTCAGGAGCTGCAGGTCAAGGTGCTCAAGTACGATCAGGAAAAGAACCGCGTGTCGCTGGGCCTCAAACAGCTCGGCGAAGACCCGTGGGTCAACATCGCCCGCCGCTATCCTGCCGGTACCCGCTTGTTCGGGAAAGTCAGCAACATCACTGATTACGGCTGCTTCGTCGAGCTGGAAGAGGGTGTCGAGGGTCTGGTCCACGTCTCGGAAATGGACTGGACCAACAAGAACGTCAACCCGGCCAAGGTCGTCCAGCTCGGCGAGGAAGTCGAGGTCATGGTCCTCGACATCGACGAGGAGCGCCGCCGCATCTCCTTGGGCATGAAGCAGTGCCGGCAGAATCCCTGGGATGAGTTCGCTGCGACGCACAAGAAGGGCGAGAAGATCAGCGGCACGATCAAGTCGATCACCGATTTCGGTATTTTCATCGGCCTCGACGGCAACATCGACGGGCTGGTACATCTCTCCGACATTTCGTGGTCCGTGCCGGGCGAGGAAGCCATCCGCCAGTTCAAGAAAGGCGACGTGCTGGAAACCGTCATCCTGGCGATCGATCCCGAACGCGAACGCATCTCGCTGGGCATCAAGCAACTAGAGCAGGACCCGTTCCAGAACTTCCTGGCAGCTCACGACAAAGGTTCGATCGTGCGCGGCATAGTGAAGGAAGTGGATGCCAAGGGTGCGGTCATCACTCTGGCGGACAACGTGGAAGGTTATCTGCGCGCCTCCGAAATCCAGCGTGATCGGGTCGAAGACGCACGGGCATTGCTGAGCGTGGGTGAGGAAATCGAAGCCAAGTTCATCGGCGTCGACAAGAAGACCAAATCGATCTCACTGTCGATCAAGTCCAAGGACCAGGACGAGGAAGCGGCCGCGATCAAAGACTACTCGCATCAGGCAGCCGGCACGCCGACCCTCGGCGACATCTTCAAGGAACAGATGGAAAACCGCTGA
- a CDS encoding integration host factor subunit beta: MTKSELIESLAGKYPHLSPRDIEHAIKEMIGYMSEALAGGERIEIRGFGSFSLHHRPPRIGRNPKTGESVHLPSRRVPHFKPGKELRDRVNSIKE; this comes from the coding sequence ATGACTAAATCGGAATTGATCGAATCCCTGGCCGGAAAGTACCCGCATTTGTCTCCCCGGGACATCGAGCATGCCATCAAGGAGATGATCGGCTACATGAGTGAAGCACTGGCCGGCGGCGAGCGCATCGAAATCAGAGGGTTCGGCAGCTTCTCCCTGCACCATCGCCCCCCCAGGATCGGCCGGAATCCCAAGACCGGCGAGTCCGTTCATCTGCCGTCCAGGCGCGTTCCTCATTTCAAACCCGGCAAGGAGTTACGCGACCGGGTCAATTCGATCAAGGAATAA
- the lapB gene encoding lipopolysaccharide assembly protein LapB — protein MPDGFMLELLALLLPVAAASGWYAASRHHGRNRSDGLKDGLRRAYQPPTDTAIGAKADEAFQLLRQIADSSAKSLELQLALGSLLRRSGELSKAIELHERLHSQPQLSDEQLHAIRFELGMDYLSAGLLDRAENVFAGLTASASHGKASLQQMLAIYQSEKDWVRAAECARSLKKLGAGQRNATLAHLLCEQAESAIARGETVAAQTHLQQALAEDPRCVRATLLKSRLALQRQQWAEAGVLLRSVEFQNPAFLSEVIGQLRLCHANLRDMDGYLTYLDYVYQRYRTEAAAILLADELAQREGAQAAASYLTGLLSERSSLNLIRRTLHYAGSVTCLDSTCMSVLRRCLTALDSLAAQHPGYGCIQCGYECCELHWHCPTCRAWETIQPSGSDVGFTGKTPATYPS, from the coding sequence ATGCCAGACGGCTTTATGCTCGAACTGTTGGCCCTGCTTCTTCCGGTGGCCGCGGCTTCGGGCTGGTATGCAGCATCCAGACACCACGGACGAAACCGATCGGATGGACTGAAAGACGGCCTCCGACGGGCCTATCAACCCCCCACCGATACAGCCATCGGAGCCAAAGCCGATGAGGCTTTTCAGCTGCTCAGACAGATCGCTGATTCCAGCGCCAAGAGCTTGGAGTTGCAGTTGGCTCTCGGCAGTCTGTTACGCAGGAGCGGAGAGCTTTCCAAGGCGATCGAACTGCATGAACGCCTCCATTCCCAGCCCCAGTTGTCGGACGAGCAGCTCCACGCCATTCGTTTCGAACTGGGCATGGATTATCTCAGCGCGGGATTGTTGGATCGGGCCGAAAACGTCTTCGCGGGTTTGACGGCGAGTGCTTCACACGGCAAGGCTTCGCTCCAGCAAATGCTGGCGATCTACCAGAGTGAAAAGGATTGGGTGAGGGCAGCCGAATGCGCCCGATCACTCAAGAAACTCGGCGCCGGCCAGCGCAACGCCACTTTGGCTCACCTCCTATGCGAGCAGGCCGAGTCGGCGATCGCCCGGGGAGAAACGGTCGCAGCACAGACCCATCTGCAGCAGGCCCTGGCCGAAGATCCGCGCTGCGTCCGGGCGACCCTCCTGAAATCACGACTCGCGCTGCAACGGCAGCAATGGGCGGAAGCGGGTGTCCTGCTACGGTCGGTGGAATTCCAGAATCCCGCCTTTCTCTCGGAGGTCATAGGGCAATTGCGGCTCTGCCATGCCAATCTTCGGGACATGGACGGGTATCTGACCTATCTCGACTATGTCTATCAGCGTTATCGTACGGAGGCGGCCGCCATACTTCTGGCCGACGAACTGGCGCAACGGGAAGGGGCACAGGCGGCTGCGAGCTATCTGACGGGGCTGCTGTCCGAGCGGTCCAGCCTGAACTTGATCCGCCGCACGCTGCATTATGCCGGATCGGTCACCTGTCTCGACAGCACTTGCATGTCGGTCCTGCGTCGCTGCCTGACCGCTCTCGACAGCCTTGCGGCCCAGCATCCCGGGTACGGCTGCATCCAGTGCGGCTATGAATGCTGTGAGCTGCATTGGCACTGTCCGACCTGCCGCGCTTGGGAAACCATCCAGCCATCCGGTTCGGATGTCGGCTTCACCGGTAAGACCCCAGCGACATACCCATCTTGA
- the asd gene encoding archaetidylserine decarboxylase (Phosphatidylserine decarboxylase is synthesized as a single chain precursor. Generation of the pyruvoyl active site from a Ser is coupled to cleavage of a Gly-Ser bond between the larger (beta) and smaller (alpha chains). It is an integral membrane protein.), with translation MIMPPSSSKLFASLQYLLPQHGLSRLMHRVVRIRRPWFKNAMIRTFCKLYRVDLTESICTSPDSFECFNSFFTRALKPGVRPICSEPDGIACPADGVISQIGAIEGRRLFQAKGHCFELAELLGGDDCRTAKFENGSFATVYLSPRDYHRVHLPVAGTLAAMVHVPGALFSVNVATTENIPNLFARNERVICYFDTVAGPMAVILVGAIFVSSIETVWYGEVTPPRSKTIRRWDYSGQGLSFERGAEIGRFNMGSTVIVLFGAGHACWRPEIEAGLSVKMGMSLGSYR, from the coding sequence ATGATCATGCCCCCATCGTCGTCCAAGCTGTTTGCCAGCCTACAATATCTGCTCCCGCAACACGGCCTTTCACGGCTCATGCACAGGGTGGTGCGTATTCGCCGACCATGGTTCAAGAACGCCATGATCCGGACCTTCTGCAAGCTCTATCGGGTCGATCTCACGGAGTCGATTTGCACTTCGCCGGATTCATTCGAGTGCTTCAACTCGTTTTTCACACGCGCACTCAAACCTGGTGTGAGACCGATCTGCAGCGAGCCCGATGGCATTGCTTGTCCCGCGGACGGTGTAATAAGTCAGATCGGCGCCATTGAAGGCAGGCGGCTGTTCCAAGCCAAAGGACACTGCTTCGAACTGGCCGAACTGCTCGGCGGCGATGACTGCCGCACGGCGAAATTCGAAAACGGCAGCTTTGCCACTGTCTATCTTTCGCCCCGTGATTACCATCGTGTCCATCTTCCAGTGGCCGGCACTCTGGCGGCCATGGTGCATGTGCCAGGCGCCCTGTTCAGCGTCAACGTCGCGACGACGGAAAACATCCCAAATCTCTTTGCGCGAAACGAACGGGTGATCTGTTATTTCGATACTGTCGCGGGACCGATGGCGGTTATTCTAGTTGGAGCGATTTTCGTGTCGAGCATCGAGACCGTCTGGTATGGCGAGGTTACACCGCCTCGCTCAAAGACGATCCGGCGGTGGGATTATTCAGGACAAGGTCTCAGTTTTGAGCGCGGCGCTGAAATCGGCCGCTTCAACATGGGATCGACGGTGATCGTTCTTTTCGGCGCCGGCCATGCGTGTTGGCGGCCCGAGATTGAAGCCGGGCTCTCTGTCAAGATGGGTATGTCGCTGGGGTCTTACCGGTGA